From a single Ignavibacteria bacterium genomic region:
- a CDS encoding response regulator → MLSSIINTLARSNNASETRALITALPLMIVATDSKGIFVEWNHECERVTGFKAEEIIGNPNPSSLLYPDEGYLEDLFEFWKKNKGTYHNEVWKVHCKNGLKKAISWSNISREYPIDGWYSWAIGLDVSELKDFSEKLEKSEDKIRDVVKISETLLTEPDFETGIQKVFEILGKSSGADRIYIFENETDPETDEVFMSQTYEWTKGEVNIQIDNPVLQKLSYGLACPRWQEQMSRKESINGLVKDFPACERDFLEPQGILSLLAVPVFFNDLWWGFIGFDNCTDDRVYSPAEESMLKSAAIAIGGAIQRENTNRQLLAAKFKAEEMSRLKSNFLANMSHELRTPLIGVLGFAEILKEDIQDTYHRKLAENIYAAGQRLSDSLSLILDLSRIEADRLTLNLEHVDISEIISESISYLESEAKNRGLYIKTTFPEIIPLLKSDRRMLLTIVDNLLSNAIKFTKEGGIHFIVTVDKGISVRRVNIVIRDTGIGISPDYQQLIFDEFRQVSEGLTRSFEGVGLGLTIVKKFTEKLGGQVEMNSQPGFGTTFTISFPVSLDTDASPDHDSYGNNSSLDQYLPAEKKRILLINQDVLTQTLVRVFTRKFADVEVADNVVQAQEIASKKKIDVALLEINAGNSESGIEILKKLREQKENKNVPFIAFTSYVVSTPEHKFLEAGFNGFIPKPVTKADFLRVLKKFL, encoded by the coding sequence ATGTTAAGTTCCATTATCAACACACTCGCCAGAAGCAACAATGCTTCTGAGACACGGGCACTGATAACCGCTTTGCCGCTGATGATCGTGGCAACTGATTCAAAAGGGATATTTGTCGAATGGAATCATGAATGTGAAAGGGTGACAGGTTTTAAAGCCGAAGAAATTATCGGGAATCCCAATCCCAGTTCCCTCCTCTACCCTGACGAAGGGTATCTCGAAGATCTGTTTGAATTCTGGAAAAAAAACAAAGGTACCTACCACAACGAGGTGTGGAAAGTACATTGCAAAAATGGACTTAAAAAAGCAATAAGCTGGTCAAATATTTCACGGGAATATCCCATTGATGGCTGGTATTCCTGGGCTATTGGTCTCGATGTTTCCGAATTGAAAGATTTTTCCGAGAAACTTGAAAAAAGTGAAGACAAGATCAGGGATGTCGTAAAAATTTCCGAGACTCTCCTTACCGAACCCGACTTTGAAACCGGAATTCAAAAGGTTTTCGAAATTTTGGGAAAATCTTCGGGTGCCGACCGTATCTATATATTTGAGAATGAAACCGATCCTGAAACGGATGAGGTTTTTATGAGCCAGACTTATGAGTGGACTAAAGGGGAAGTCAATATTCAGATCGATAATCCTGTCCTTCAAAAACTCTCCTATGGATTGGCTTGCCCGAGGTGGCAGGAACAAATGTCGAGGAAGGAATCAATAAACGGATTAGTAAAAGATTTTCCTGCCTGCGAAAGGGACTTCCTTGAGCCGCAGGGGATTCTATCCCTTTTAGCAGTCCCGGTTTTCTTCAATGATCTTTGGTGGGGATTTATTGGTTTTGATAATTGCACTGATGACAGAGTGTACTCGCCTGCTGAGGAATCGATGCTGAAATCTGCTGCCATTGCTATCGGAGGAGCGATTCAAAGAGAAAACACCAATCGTCAACTCCTCGCAGCCAAGTTCAAAGCTGAAGAAATGAGCAGGTTAAAGTCCAACTTCCTGGCGAATATGTCTCATGAATTGAGAACACCTCTGATTGGTGTGCTGGGCTTCGCTGAAATTCTAAAAGAGGATATACAAGACACCTACCACAGGAAACTTGCAGAAAATATTTATGCTGCGGGACAAAGATTAAGCGATTCACTCAGCCTTATTCTCGATCTTTCCAGAATTGAAGCTGACCGCCTTACCCTGAATCTCGAACATGTGGATATCTCAGAGATAATCTCCGAAAGCATCTCATATCTCGAGTCAGAGGCAAAAAACAGGGGTCTCTACATTAAAACCACATTCCCGGAGATAATACCGCTGCTTAAATCCGACAGAAGAATGTTACTTACCATAGTTGATAATCTTTTAAGCAATGCGATCAAGTTTACGAAAGAAGGTGGTATCCATTTTATTGTGACTGTCGATAAAGGAATTTCTGTAAGAAGAGTGAACATAGTGATCAGGGATACAGGAATCGGAATCTCACCGGATTATCAGCAACTTATATTCGATGAGTTCAGGCAGGTATCCGAGGGCTTGACACGCTCGTTTGAAGGAGTTGGTCTCGGACTCACAATTGTTAAAAAATTTACCGAAAAACTCGGCGGGCAGGTTGAGATGAACAGTCAACCCGGTTTCGGGACAACCTTCACAATATCCTTCCCTGTCAGTCTTGATACGGATGCTTCACCGGATCATGATTCTTATGGTAACAACTCTTCCTTGGATCAATACCTTCCGGCGGAAAAGAAACGGATTTTGCTAATCAATCAGGATGTTCTCACACAAACTCTTGTGAGGGTATTCACTCGAAAATTTGCCGATGTGGAAGTCGCTGACAATGTGGTTCAAGCTCAGGAAATCGCATCCAAGAAAAAAATAGATGTTGCCCTTCTCGAAATTAATGCCGGTAACTCAGAATCCGGAATTGAAATTCTCAAAAAATTAAGGGAACAAAAAGAAAATAAAAATGTCCCCTTTATTGCTTTCACTTCTTATGTGGTTTCCACACCCGAACACAAATTTCTGGAAGCCGGGTTTAATGGTTTTATCCCAAAACCTGTAACTAAAGCAGACTTTCTGCGGGTTCTCAAAAAATTCCTCTGA
- a CDS encoding ammonium transporter, translated as MKKFGLLAFSILIVLSVLSLFLKGSSIPGDTSAISAGDTAWLLTATGLVLLMTPGLSFFYGGMVQSKNVISTMFQSFIAMGIISILWVVVGFSLSFGESFHGIIGNPFTFLFFKNVGVTPNPAFAPTIPFLLFAMFQLKFAIITPALITGSFAERVSFKAYLLFMVLFSLFIYAPLAHMTWHPDGILRQMGVLDFAGGTVVHMSAGYAALAGALILGRRKIHIENQKHEPANIPYVLLGTGLIWFGWFGFNAGSSLAASGQAVLAFSTTNTASAAAALAWIFFDAMMGRKPSALGACIGAVVGLVAITPAAGFVTVGESLFIGTIASVISNIAVSLKSKTTLDDTLDVFPCHGIGGITGMIATGIFAQQSGLIYGTSTTFLNHLIALVIVSVFAFFGSALLYYLTNLITPLRVNKEMEEEGLDISQHGESINQFAD; from the coding sequence ATGAAAAAATTTGGTTTACTCGCTTTTTCAATCCTGATTGTACTCTCTGTATTAAGTCTTTTTCTGAAAGGAAGCTCAATCCCGGGTGATACTTCAGCAATAAGTGCCGGGGATACCGCCTGGCTACTAACTGCCACGGGTCTGGTACTGCTGATGACTCCCGGTCTGTCGTTCTTTTACGGTGGCATGGTTCAGAGTAAGAATGTAATCTCCACTATGTTTCAGAGTTTTATTGCGATGGGAATAATCTCAATATTGTGGGTTGTAGTCGGTTTCAGCCTCTCATTCGGAGAAAGTTTCCACGGGATAATTGGCAATCCCTTTACTTTTCTGTTTTTCAAAAATGTGGGCGTAACTCCAAATCCGGCATTTGCTCCGACGATTCCCTTCCTTCTTTTTGCGATGTTTCAGCTGAAGTTTGCAATCATCACGCCGGCGCTTATAACAGGATCGTTCGCCGAAAGAGTAAGCTTCAAAGCCTACCTCCTCTTTATGGTACTTTTTTCACTTTTCATTTATGCTCCTTTAGCACACATGACCTGGCACCCGGATGGAATATTGAGACAAATGGGGGTACTCGATTTTGCAGGTGGTACCGTGGTGCACATGTCAGCGGGATATGCGGCTCTTGCGGGTGCATTGATTCTGGGAAGAAGGAAAATTCACATAGAAAATCAAAAACATGAGCCGGCAAATATCCCCTATGTTCTTCTCGGAACGGGATTAATCTGGTTTGGCTGGTTTGGATTCAATGCGGGTTCCTCACTGGCAGCTTCGGGACAGGCAGTTCTCGCCTTTTCAACCACCAATACCGCGTCAGCGGCAGCAGCACTTGCATGGATATTTTTTGATGCAATGATGGGAAGAAAACCTTCTGCACTCGGTGCGTGCATAGGAGCTGTGGTAGGGCTGGTAGCAATTACCCCCGCTGCGGGATTTGTGACGGTAGGTGAAAGTCTTTTTATCGGAACAATTGCAAGCGTTATCAGCAACATCGCTGTGTCATTGAAATCCAAAACAACTTTGGACGACACTCTGGATGTTTTTCCCTGCCATGGAATCGGAGGAATTACCGGAATGATTGCCACAGGAATATTCGCTCAACAGTCAGGACTGATATACGGAACCTCTACAACATTTCTGAATCATCTCATAGCACTTGTAATTGTGTCCGTTTTTGCCTTTTTCGGGTCTGCTTTGCTTTACTATCTCACCAATTTAATTACACCGCTTCGTGTAAATAAAGAGATGGAGGAAGAAGGACTGGATATCTCCCAGCATGGAGAGAGCATCAATCAGTTCGCCGACTAA
- the rsmI gene encoding 16S rRNA (cytidine(1402)-2'-O)-methyltransferase, producing the protein MPGTLFVTATPIGNFEDITLRAIKVLQSVDFIICEDLKDARRLLSKLEIKKELVTLNEHDETENTPVIVDRLVNGESAALISDCGTPMFADPGHHLLDNLLAFGIDVVPVPGVSSLTTALSVSALHAEKFYYYGWLPVKKDLRVKELKRLMRLNELIIFLETPYRLKNIIREIVDNFGRGAETVLAFDLTQPTEKIIRGSAGKLLDEVTKKNLKGEFVLMVDNRKK; encoded by the coding sequence ATGCCCGGTACCCTATTCGTTACTGCAACTCCCATTGGTAATTTTGAGGATATTACTCTTCGTGCGATAAAAGTGCTTCAATCGGTTGATTTTATTATCTGTGAGGATCTGAAAGATGCCCGCAGGCTTTTAAGCAAGTTGGAGATCAAGAAAGAACTTGTGACTCTGAATGAACACGATGAGACTGAGAACACCCCGGTTATTGTGGACAGACTGGTAAACGGAGAGAGTGCGGCTTTGATCTCCGACTGTGGAACACCAATGTTTGCCGACCCGGGGCACCACCTTCTCGATAATCTTCTCGCATTTGGTATCGATGTAGTTCCTGTTCCCGGGGTTTCCTCTCTCACCACTGCTCTTAGTGTATCTGCACTCCATGCAGAAAAGTTTTATTACTACGGGTGGTTGCCTGTAAAAAAAGATCTGCGGGTAAAAGAACTAAAAAGATTGATGAGGTTGAACGAGTTGATCATCTTTCTCGAGACTCCTTACAGATTGAAGAACATCATAAGAGAGATTGTGGATAATTTTGGAAGAGGTGCAGAAACCGTGCTGGCATTCGATCTGACACAACCCACCGAAAAGATTATCAGAGGAAGTGCAGGGAAACTGCTCGATGAAGTAACGAAAAAAAATCTCAAAGGGGAGTTCGTTTTGATGGTGGACAACCGAAAAAAATGA